The following is a genomic window from Hymenobacter chitinivorans DSM 11115.
GCCTGCCCGACGGAACCCTGGTCAAGACCAACCAGACGCTGCTGAGCTGGCTGGGCTACGCCCGCGAACAGCTGGTAGCCCGCCGTTGCCTACAGGAATTATTTACCGTGGGCGGAAGGCTGCACTACGAGTCGTTTTGTGCCCCGCTGCTGCTGCTGCAGGGGCAAGTACGTGAAATCAGCTACCAGCTGCGGCGGGCCGACGGCACCACGCTGCCGGTGCTGCTCAATGCCCAGCTGCTGCGCGACGCGGATGGGCAGCCCCTGCTCATCCGGGCCACGCTGTTCGACATTACCGAGCGCCGCAAGTACGAGCAGGAGCTGCTGCGGGCCCGCGCCGAAGCCGATGCCCACCGGGCTTTGCTCACGGCTAAGAATGAGCAGCTTACCCGCATCAACGGGGAGCTCGACAACTTCGTCTATACCGCCTCCCACGACCTCAAGCAGCCGGCCAGCAACATGCAGGGCCTGTTTGAGGAACTCAAGCGCACGGCCACCTTTCACGACCCCGAAGCGGCGCCCATGCTGGCCATGTTCGACGACGCCCTGCGCCAGATTCTGGGCACCATCGAGGGTATGACCGAAGTGGTGCAGCTCCAGCGCCAGCTCGACCAGGTGCCCCGGGAAAAGATTGCGCTGCAGGCTATTACCGAGGAAATAATCCGCAACCTGCAGCCCCTGCAGGCCGCTGCCGTCGACTTTAGCCTCGATTTTCGGGCCGTGCCCCACCTGCGGATGCCGCGCCCGGCCCTGCACAGTCTGCTCTACAATCTGCTCAGCAACGCCGTTAAGTACGCCCTGCCCGGGCGCCGGCCCCAGGTGTGGGTCCGCTCGGCCCCGGCCGCCGGCGGCCTGGTGCTGACCGTGCGCGACAATGGCCGGGGTATCGACTTGCAGCGCCACGGGCAGGATTTATTTCAGCTGTTTCGCCGCTTTCACCCCGAGGTGCCCGGTTCCGGCGTGGGGTTGTACTTGGTCAACCGGCTGGTGCGCCAGGCCAATGGCCACCTCGAAGTGGCAAGCGTGGTCAACGAAGGCACTACGTTCCGGATTTTTTTGCCTTCGTAAGTAAGCAGTAAGCGCCGGGTTACGGCACTAGGCGTCACTTCCGGCTGGGCCCCAGGGCTACCGGGTGAAGCAAGCCGGGCCGCTGCGGGCTTGCTTACAGCTGGTTTAGGGCGTCGACCAGGGCCGCGGCCGTGGTTTCCTGGAGCACCGGCGTTATGACCAGGCCGGCCTGCACCGTGGCATCCTGGCGGCCGTAGTACAGCTTACTATCCACGGTGCGGATAACGACAATGCTTAGGGGCATCGTTTGGGGAATACCGGGCATCTCAAAATCGTTGGGGCCCTTAAAATTGCAAATGCGCACGGCCCCGTTGATGGTGCGGAACACGGCAAACACCATCGTGTTGGTAGCCGGGTCAATGTTGAGGCCCGGCACCGTGACCTTCACGGTGGTCGTGGGGTTGGGGTTGGTGTAGAACTTGTCGCAGTTGAGCCAGTTCAGGCCCGCGTTGTAGAGCGTACTGCTCACCGTGACGAGGTTGCTGTTGCCCCCGTTCAACGGCCGCGACGAGGCGCCCGTGTCCCGGTTGAGCGTCCACTCGAAGCAGGTGGAGGTCGTGCCGCCGCCCCAGCCGCCCACAAACAGGCTCATGGAGTCGCGGGAGGCCGTGGCGGGCGTCGGGACCTGCAGAACCAGCTTGGCACCCGGGGTCATGCGCACGGCCGTATCCTTGGCTGCCCGCAGGTACACTTCCCCCGCCGATTCGAGCAGCTGGCCGCCGGCAATGGTGGGCATGTTGCTGAGCACCATGTCGGCCCGGCTGAATACTTCGCGAAAGGCCAGCTCCAGGGGCGCCGTCACAGGCTGCCCGTACTTGGTAAAGGCGTTAGCCGGAATCGTAATGCGGGTGCCCTTCAGGCTGGTAAACGAGTTGACGCGGCTCGGGTCGTAGGTCAGCGTCTGGACCGGGGCCCCAAGCTGGGCCGTTAGGGCGCTGATCGTGGGTGGAAGCGTCACGACGGGGCCGGGCGTTTTGCCGTCTTCACAGATAACCACGCCGGAGTCGAACTGGCAGGCGGGCAGCGCCAGCAATAAAGCCCCAAGGGCGAAAAGCAGAAATTTATTCATGGGAAGGAAAGTCGGGAAGGGAAAAGAAGAAAAGGCTGGCGGCTTAGTGCTTGCGCGGGTCCAGGTCCCAGCTGTAGCCGGCCTGCACACCCAGGCTCCAGGGCCGGCGCGGGGCCCGGCCACTAGCGGCCGTCGACAGAGAGTTAAGGAAAATCTGACCCTGGGGCCTAATGGTAAACCACTGGCCCAGGGCAAACTGGTAGCTGGCAAACGCGCCGCCGGTGAGCATCACGCTGGTCCGGTTGAAGGGCTGAGTACGGGCGGAGCTGCTCCACTGCACCTGCTGGCAGTTGCAGGCCGAGCCCTCCGTTGTTTTGGCATCGGCCAGCAGGGCCACCGTGCCGCCGCCCTGCACGCCGTAGCGCCAGCGTGGGTTGCCGGCCAGCGTCAGTTGGGCCTGCAGCGGAATGGTCAGGAAACGGTACACGTCCCGGAACTCCTTGCGCACCAGGGTCCGGGTAACCGAGTCCGGGGCCGTTTTCTGCAATTGGTAATTCAGGCTGGTGGCGTATTCGGAATAGCCCAGGCCCACACTCACGGCCAGCTGCCGCGACAGGGAGTAGGTGGCCGAGGCCTGCCCGCTAAAGCCCACATCCGGCCGTTCCAGGCGTTCGAGCTGGGAAGCTGAGCCGCCCAGAGCCCGGTACGTCAGCCCCGAACCCAGCAGCAGCTGGGCGCTCCAGTTGCGCAGGCTGATTTCCTGCCGGGTCGGGCGGCGGCGCGGGGCACGCTTCACGGCTTCTACTTCCGGCTCGGGTGTGTCAGCCACCCGGGGGCGCACCACCAGCAGGGCCAGCGGCGCATTACTGACCTTAGCCTGCCGGGCCCGGGCGCGCCGGGTTGCGGCGGCACTTTCGGGGCGGACTAAGCTTGGGTAGCTCCCCAATTCGGCGGCGGCCAAGGCCGGCGTGGTCGAAGTCGGCCGGCCGCTGGTAGTCCGGCTCAGCCCCAGCCGGCGGCTGCCCGCGCCGGCGGCTACCGTGCGGCTCGGGTCGAGCGAGGCGGGGCGGGCCAGTTCCGAGGTACGCCGGCGGGTCGGAAGAGCCGCGGCGCGAGTCGCCGTAGCGGCCAAGAGCTGCTTCGAAAGCCGGGCATGGCGGCGGGAGCTACGTCGGGTGGCCGTAATGGTGGTAGTGGCCGAGGCCGACTCGAAAGCCGCCGTAGCCGAAGCAGCTGTAGCCGTGGTTTCTTCCTCGGGCTGGGCCGGGGCCGAAGATTCCGCGGAGCGGCGGGAAGCCCCAATCCGGGCCGACCGTTTGCCGCGGGTGTCAACGCTGGCCAATACGGCCTGCTTAGCCGCTGCCGCCGCCGGCCCGTTTCGGGCGCTGCTGATGGCGCCGGCCGCCGGGGCGGCCGGTTTGCCTTTTGCCCAAGACGAATTGCCGCGGCCAGTGCCGTTGTCAGGCTGGGTCGTAACGCTGGCCCGGGGCTCCGCGGGTGCGGGTGCGGGTGCCGCGCCGTTGGGCTGGCCGACTGCTCGGCTCCCGGTGGCTCCGGCAGAGCGGCCGGAAGTTTGGCCGGCCTCCGCTACGGGCGCCGGGGACGAAGTCCCGGGTCCGAACACGGCGGGGCCCCACTGCCGGGTGCCCACCGTTATGCCCACTAGTAGGGCGCCCACCAGCAGCAGCCACAGCACGGGCCGCAGGCGGCGCTTGCGCACCGGCACCTGCTCCCGGATGCCGCGCCACACCGTTTCGGGCGGGGCGCTGCCGTAGCCCTGGAGCTTCTGGCGCAGGTCGTGGTAGAATTGTTCTGAGTCGTGGTCGGTCATGATGCTAAAGGAGTCTGAGCCTGCTGGTGCAGGCGTTCTTCCAGCAGGCGGCGGGCCCGGGAGAGCTGCGACTTGCTGGTGCCTTCCGAAATGCCCAGCAGCTCGCCGATTTCGGCGTGCGTGTAGCCTTCGATGGCGTAGAGGTTGAGAACCGTGCGGTACCCCAGGGGCAGGGCGTTCATCTGCCGCAGCACATCATCGGCCGAAAGCTGGTCGAAGGGGGTGCCGTCGGGGTGCTGCACGTGGGCCGCTTCCTCGGCGTCGAGGTGCAGGCCCCGCTGCTGGTGCTGCTGCCACAGGTTCAGCGAGGTGGTCACGGCAATGCGCCGGGCCCAGGCCTCAAACGGGCCCTGGTTGCGGAATTGGTCGAGCCGGGTAAAAATCTTGACGAAGGTGAGCTGCAGCGCATCTTCGGCCTCGGCCCGGGACGGACAGTAACGCAAGCACACGCCCATGAGCTGATAGCCTAACCGCTCGTAGAGAAGTCGTTGCGCGGCGGGCCGGCCCCGGCGGCAGCTATCTACGAGGGAGTCAATTGATTCGGCCATAGGCAGGGCAGAAGATAAGCGGGTAGAAATAGAATCAGCTAGCGTTCTGCCCCCATGACCGGCGGCCGGTGGGGAAGGGTTGCGTGGGCGGTGAATTTATTTGCGCCGGGTGGGCGGCCTGGCAATCCGGTTCTAAAAAACCGCAATTTCGGCCGTACTTCCGCTACCGTGCCTTCGGGTTCTTCTTTTACCTTTAGCGCCTACTTCCTCACTCCTTCAAACTGCCGGGCGCGGGCAACGCGCCCCTCCGCCATGCTGCTTCCCATTTATCAAATCGACGCCTTTACCGACCGGGTGTTTGCCGGCAACCCCGCCGCCGTATGCCCGCTCACCGAATGGCTGCCGGCCGACACCATGCAGGCCATTGCCGCCGAAAACAACCTGGCCGAAACCGCCTACTTCGTACCCCGCGGCGGCGCCGACTACGAAATCCGCTGGTTTACGCCCACGGCCGAAATTGACCTCTGCGGGCACGCCACCCTGGCCTCGGCCCACGTGCTGTTTCGCCACCTCAATTTCCAGGGTGAGGAAATAACCTTCCACTCCAAAAGTGGCCCGCTGCGGGTGCGCCACGCCGCCGACGGCCGCTTCACCCTCGACTTTCCCTCGCGGCCCCCGCAGCCCCTGGCCGCGCACCCCACCGGCCTGCTCGACGCGCTGCGGGCCACCCCGCTGGAAGTGCTGGCCTCCCGCGACTTAGTCGTGCTCTTCAACTCCGAAGCCGATGTGCTGGCCCTGCACCCGGATATGGCCAAAGTAGCCGCCCTGGAATACATCGGCGTCATTGCCACCGCGCCCGGCACCAACGGCATCGACTTCGTGTCGCGCTTTTTCGGCCCCCGGGTGGGCGTGCCCGAAGACCCGGTGACCGGCTCGGCCCACGCCTCTTTGATTCCGTTCTGGGCCGCGCGCCTGGGCAAAACCGAGCTGCGCGCCCGGCAGGTGTCGGCCCGGGGCGGCGACCTGTGGTGCGAGCTGCGCGGCGACCGGGCCCTGATGAGCGGCTACGCGGTGACGTATCTGAAGGGCGAAATTGAGCTGGGCGCCTAATGCCGGGCGGGGAGGTGATGCGGACGGGGCTGCGCTTCGGTATTGCGGCCGTGTGGCTGGCTAACGGGCTGCTGTGCAAGGTGCTGCACCTGGTGCCCCGG
Proteins encoded in this region:
- a CDS encoding outer membrane beta-barrel protein; amino-acid sequence: MTDHDSEQFYHDLRQKLQGYGSAPPETVWRGIREQVPVRKRRLRPVLWLLLVGALLVGITVGTRQWGPAVFGPGTSSPAPVAEAGQTSGRSAGATGSRAVGQPNGAAPAPAPAEPRASVTTQPDNGTGRGNSSWAKGKPAAPAAGAISSARNGPAAAAAKQAVLASVDTRGKRSARIGASRRSAESSAPAQPEEETTATAASATAAFESASATTTITATRRSSRRHARLSKQLLAATATRAAALPTRRRTSELARPASLDPSRTVAAGAGSRRLGLSRTTSGRPTSTTPALAAAELGSYPSLVRPESAAATRRARARQAKVSNAPLALLVVRPRVADTPEPEVEAVKRAPRRRPTRQEISLRNWSAQLLLGSGLTYRALGGSASQLERLERPDVGFSGQASATYSLSRQLAVSVGLGYSEYATSLNYQLQKTAPDSVTRTLVRKEFRDVYRFLTIPLQAQLTLAGNPRWRYGVQGGGTVALLADAKTTEGSACNCQQVQWSSSARTQPFNRTSVMLTGGAFASYQFALGQWFTIRPQGQIFLNSLSTAASGRAPRRPWSLGVQAGYSWDLDPRKH
- a CDS encoding sensor histidine kinase translates to MLPRRPMSAAEEEELPALDLRLTAENLEDLYEQAPCGYCSCLPDGTLVKTNQTLLSWLGYAREQLVARRCLQELFTVGGRLHYESFCAPLLLLQGQVREISYQLRRADGTTLPVLLNAQLLRDADGQPLLIRATLFDITERRKYEQELLRARAEADAHRALLTAKNEQLTRINGELDNFVYTASHDLKQPASNMQGLFEELKRTATFHDPEAAPMLAMFDDALRQILGTIEGMTEVVQLQRQLDQVPREKIALQAITEEIIRNLQPLQAAAVDFSLDFRAVPHLRMPRPALHSLLYNLLSNAVKYALPGRRPQVWVRSAPAAGGLVLTVRDNGRGIDLQRHGQDLFQLFRRFHPEVPGSGVGLYLVNRLVRQANGHLEVASVVNEGTTFRIFLPS
- a CDS encoding RNA polymerase sigma factor encodes the protein MAESIDSLVDSCRRGRPAAQRLLYERLGYQLMGVCLRYCPSRAEAEDALQLTFVKIFTRLDQFRNQGPFEAWARRIAVTTSLNLWQQHQQRGLHLDAEEAAHVQHPDGTPFDQLSADDVLRQMNALPLGYRTVLNLYAIEGYTHAEIGELLGISEGTSKSQLSRARRLLEERLHQQAQTPLAS
- a CDS encoding PhzF family phenazine biosynthesis protein; this translates as MLLPIYQIDAFTDRVFAGNPAAVCPLTEWLPADTMQAIAAENNLAETAYFVPRGGADYEIRWFTPTAEIDLCGHATLASAHVLFRHLNFQGEEITFHSKSGPLRVRHAADGRFTLDFPSRPPQPLAAHPTGLLDALRATPLEVLASRDLVVLFNSEADVLALHPDMAKVAALEYIGVIATAPGTNGIDFVSRFFGPRVGVPEDPVTGSAHASLIPFWAARLGKTELRARQVSARGGDLWCELRGDRALMSGYAVTYLKGEIELGA